From a single Kryptolebias marmoratus isolate JLee-2015 linkage group LG6, ASM164957v2, whole genome shotgun sequence genomic region:
- the twist2 gene encoding twist-related protein 2, with protein sequence MEEGSSSPVSPVDSLVTSEEELDRQQHKQRFSRKRRHSSKKSGGEDSGGSSPAPGKRGKKPSPSGAQSYEELQNQRVLANVRERQRTQSLNEAFASLRKIIPTLPSDKLSKIQTLKLASRYIDFLCQVLQSDEMDNKMSSCSYVAHERLSYAFSVWRMEGAWSMSASH encoded by the coding sequence ATGGAAGAGGGCTCCAGTTCCCCGGTCTCCCCTGTGGATAGTCTAGTGACGAGCGAGGAGGAGCTGGACCGGCAGCAGCACAAGCAGCGCTTCTCCAGGAAGAGGAGACACAGCAGCAAGAAGTCCGGCGGCGAGGACAGCGGCGGGAGCAGCCCGGCTCCGGGCAAGAGGGGCAAGAAGCCCAGTCCGAGCGGCGCGCAGTCCTACGAGGAGCTGCAGAACCAGCGGGTCCTGGCCAACGTCCGGGAGAGGCAGCGGACTCAGTCCCTGAACGAGGCCTTTGCGTCTTTGCGCAAAATCATCCCCACGCTGCCGTCGGACAAACTCAGCAAGATCCAGACTCTGAAGCTGGCCTCCAGGTACATAGACTTCCTGTGTCAGGTGCTGCAGAGCGACGAGATGGACAACAAGATGTCCAGCTGCAGCTACGTGGCGCACGAGAGACTCAGTTACGCGTTCTCGGTGTGGAGGATGGAGGGCGCGTGGTCCATGTCAGCATCTCACTAG
- the LOC108238517 gene encoding transcription factor 15 — MEDFGLLSDFDQDGSTDFGFWGQTDQNFPFQTQMDSFLMDCTAASGQLSPWSCFSCQSVFPDAQLTFTDLDLQSPGEDTCAEDEASPEDEPLEAARRRTRRLLAHQPYKVQRHAANIRERKRMLSINSAFEELRCHVPTFPYEKRLSKIDTLKLAIAYIALLREILVSGCDPKSYVDEFMKSGCKKQSSAVWNTSDLTARLSWIKWD, encoded by the exons ATGGAGGATTTTGGACTGCTGTCTGACTTTGATCAGGATGGCAGCACCGACTTTGGATTCTGGGGCCAGACGGATCAGAACTTTCCGTTTCAGACCCAAATGGACTCCTTCCTGATGGACTGTACTGCGGCCAGCGGCCAGCTCTCCCCCTGGTCCTGCTTCAGCTGTCAGTCCGTGTTTCCGGACGCACAGCTGACCTTCACCGACCTCGACCTTCAGTCCCCGGGAGAGGACACCTGCGCCGAGGACGAAGCCTCCCCGGAGGACGAGCCCCTGGAGGCGGCCAGGCGCAGGACGCGGAGGCTGCTGGCGCATCAGCCCTACAAGGTGCAGCGGCACGCCGCCAACATCcgggagaggaagaggatgctGAGCATCAACTCCGCCTTCGAGGAGCTCCGCTGCCACGTGCCAACGTTCCCGTACGAGAAGCGGCTGTCGAAGATCGACACCCTGAAGCTGGCCATAGCTTACATCGCCCTGCTGAGAGAGATCCTGGTGTCCGGCTGCGACCCCAAGTCTTACGTGGACGAGTTCATGAAGAGCGGCTGCAAGAAGCAAAGCAGCGCCGTTTGGAACACGAGCG ATCTGACGGCCCGTCTCTCGTGGATAAAGTGGGATTAA